The DNA sequence GGTGAGCATTCAGGGAGCTGCTTGAATCTGGTAACGTGgttctgtttgtttgtttgttagtttttaatttcttttctgatTGGAAACAgaatttttagttgttttttttggctGTTATCTTTATAATGAAACTGATATAGCTATAAGTTCTTCTTGCaatggagaggagaacgaagcattccttgtaagggtgtggaaacctttccctagcagacgcgttttaaaaccttgagggaagctcgaaatagaaagcccaaataggacaatatctggtatcaaagctaggcaccaggcggtgtgccagcgaggacaatgggcctccaaggggggtggattgttagatcccacatcggttggagaggagaacgaagcattcgtttataagggtgtggaaacctctccctagcaaatgcgttttaaaaccttgaggggaaacccggtaggaaaagtccaaataggacaatatttgttagcggtgggtttgagctgttacaaatggtgttagAGCCAGGTACCAGGCattgtgccagcgaggacgttgggctcccaaggggggtggattgtgagatcctacatcagttggagaggagaacgaaacattccttctaagggcatggaaacctctccctagcagacgcgttttaaaaccttaaggggaagcccgaaagggaaagaccaaataggacaatatccactagcggtgggcttgggctgttacaaatggtatcagagctaggcactaggcggtgtgccagcgaggacgttgggcccccaagaggggtagattgtaagatctcacaccagttggagaggagaacgaaacattccttataagggtatggaaacctctccttagcagacgcgttttaaaactttgaggggaaatccagaagggaaagcccaactAGAACAATATCAGCtcgtgggcttgggctgttacagaaaGGTTACCCATACTATTGTATGAAATTATGAGGCATGAACtcatattcttccattttatttGCATTATGGGTTGAGAATAATACATCCCTTTCCAAATATTCATTGTAATTGTGCACTTATGGGTTCCAAATGAAATGTAACTGTAACTACATTTTGTCTCAGCTCTTCGGTTGGAGTCAGCAGCGACAAATATACCGACCCTGGCATCTTCAGCTTACATGTTCTATTCGATTTACGCTTGCTTTGATGTTGACTCTATTCTTGATCGGTGAGTTTCTAAGTTTCTCGAGGATACGAAGCGTTCAGTTACAAAATTTAAGTATGTTATTTACATGTAGTTATTTATACTTGGAGGGTTCGATATCGATATAAAGATTAACGGACATCTCCAATATCTTGTATAAATTTCCATAAAACAATCAATCTCAATATGAATACAAATACTAATAACATACTGTAGAAgtaaaaataacttaattattagttcaaataatttttataaattttttaatttacataaCTAAAATGTTGAGACCAATGTTGATGTATCCGTAAAGTTAAAATTCTAGTTGTTCGAGTTTTTATATCAGtataattgtaattttgtaAGTATATTAGTTGTGTTGTTCGAAACTGATATTGATATCGACATCGatattttaatctttggtTATGAGATTTGTATGTACGTAAATGGCTTCGGTTTCCTTATGCAAATCTTGCTGATGATGGTTTCCTTTGCAGTGCCCATTGTTTTTTACTCGGCTTGAGCTTGGAGTCCATTGTACACGCAACATTTTCGATGGTAACAGGTATGTACTTATTTTTGTCTTAGAGCTTAATAAATTCCTCTTCATATTGTAAGTATTGGAATAATTTAAGAGAGATGTTATTGGTATTGTGCTATTGTAGCTGTTATTAGTCACCATCGAACCGTCGTTGACGAACAAGAATTATGATTGCCCATGTCTTGAAATGAGCAATCGTCATAGACCATGAAACCTTTCGATAGCCTTCGACCTGCTACCATGGCAGTCGAGCAAAAATCATGGAATCGAATCGAACATCCCCTAGCCTCTTCATAACTTGGAACTCTCTCAATTGGCTTGGCCACTTCCTTCTAAACTCTAGCATATGAGCCTTTTTCCTACAGATTCTTCTCGGAACAAAGATGCAGAAACCCGCTTTATTCGCTTCCGAAAACAAGATACGTGGCTGGTTCTCCCTGTACTCCTTAATATCTTGTAACAAccaaagcccaccgctaccagatattgtcctttgggctttttcttctgggcttcccttcaaggttttaaaacgcatctactagggagaggttttcacacccttataaggaatgcttcgttcttctctccaaccaatgtgggagcTCACAATCTTCCCCCTTGGAGGCataacatcctcgctggcacaccgtccagtgTTTGGcgctgataccatttgtaacagcccaagcccactgctagcaaatattgtcctgtttggactttcccttcaaggcttctcctcaaggttttaaagcatatctactaggaagaggttttcacacccttataagaaatgtttcgttctcctctccaaccaatgtgggatctcacaattcacccccttggaggcccaacattcttgctggcacaccgcccggtgtttggctttgatactaattgtaacagtccaagctcaccgctcgccgatattgtcctctttggattttccctcctgtgcttttcctcaaggttttgaaacgcgtctactagggagaggttttcacacccttgtaagaaatgcttcaaTCTCCtatccaaccaatgtgagatttcacctATCTGATTACTCTGGTGAGGTACACAAGAAGAAAGCCTCTACCTTCAAAGACATTCTACTATCGAAACCCACAATTCACCGACCACCGGCTTTCCCATCACCAACCATTCGCTACCTAACAACCCGTCTCTGTTCAACAGCCAAACCAAGGGTGCACGTTTGAATCCTTTTCGAGTCTCGACTCATCCATCTGAAAGGACAACCGTGATTCTTGAGTTGATATTCATGATCAATGTATTACTTACATCCATTTTCAACCTCTGAATTGAGCCcattatgtttattttcatGAACTGGAGCTTCTCTACAGGTGTTGAATAGGCGTTTGGTGAATGATAACATAACACATTCATGTTCTTCTGAGCTCTTCCGTGCCATGCCTAACCTcaaaattcatgaaaataagGTATGTATTCATTATTGTTGTGGCTGTAAAGTGCAAATGTCTGGATGAACTGTTAAATATTACAGAGAACTTGCCAGTGTAAATAAGGATTCAGGCTTTatgcaattatttattttgccaCCTCCCTAATACATAAATATgtgttgattttctcatcgATCTTATTAGCTGCTGTGGATTAGCTTGGATTAGTTTGGACCAATTTGATAATGTTGTTTTTCGTTTGTCGAAGAACTAACTTATTTGATAGTCAATTCCGTTTGTTGTTTCTTAccttttttaaaacgttttgaaaaatagagtaaattTGAGGTGCAGATGAACAATTATTGTCTAATTCCTTATCCTAATATAGAAACAAGATTGAATGACAATGATAGTGGACTTTAATCACGATCGAAATGCTTGAAACTACGATTAATAAGAgtcatataaataataaaaagttttaagtgAGCGAGTTTAAGTCATGACGACCACCTGTTTTTAGATTCTCACATTTCTTGCTCATAATTGtactttctcttttcttgtgTGAGAATCCCACAGTGGTTGAGGAGTAGAATGAAACACCTTCAAAGGTGTGGAATCCTTTtcttagcagacacgttttaaagccttgagggaaaactcgaaagggaaaacccaaagataataatatttgctagtggtgggcttgggccgttacaaatactatcagagccagacatcggacgatgtgccagcgaggaggctgttccccgaagaggTAGACACAAGGCAGTGTGCCGATAAGGAAgctgggccccaaaaggggtgaatttggtggagtcccacatcgattggagaaaggaacgagtgtcagcgaggacgctgagtccCGAAGGAGGGTTAATTGTGAGAATCCCATAttaattggggaggagaacgacgAAACACCCATTAAAATGGTGTTTctgggtgtgaaaacctttccctagtcgACAAagctctaaaagaaaaagcagGACAgcagaacaatatttgctaggtAGGCCTCGGAATTTCTGCACAATAgtactttctctctccttatTATCATACTTTTGACTTAACCTTCATCAACTtacaaatagaaaacaaatctaaatttttataactCAATCACTTTACACAATCTAAACATGGATCATACAAAACTAGCTTTCCATCAAGTTGAAAGGAGGAAAGGAAGAGGTCATTGGCTTTCAACTCCCACAACTCCTTGTCTATTGATTACATACTCACAAGATGATTTAGGTAAGTGAGGTGCAAAAACAACATGAAGccatcttcttgttcttctttgtgCTAATTCACCACCATTCACCACCCCATCACCTTCTCCAACAACTTCCTCATTTCTTGACAAAAACAATCTCGAATTAACACAATTAGCCCAAGCGATCCCCAACGCCGGGCACACTCGTCGTCCCGATGAACATAGAGACTTCAAATTCCCAATTCTCAATGCACTTATACCATCAGATGAATCCATCAAATCAACTACCTGATTTGTCAACACCACAGCCAAAGAATACCTCTTAGCCAACAGCTTCAACTTCCCAGAAATCTTGAAGAACAGAGCCGATCGCCGCTTGAGATCAGACGGGGTGTTATCGAAATCAGACCGAAACAATGCTGCGATCGAATCTATCACAATGAGCCTGGTGGGCAAAGGGGAATCTCGATTTGCAAGGAAGAATTCTATCTTAGGCATTATGTCGAACAGTTGTTGTGCAGAGTGAACAGGTTCGACAAATATGTGATCGGAGGGATTGGGAAATTGGGGGTATGAAGAGGAAAAGGCTTGGGAGAACTGTTGAAGACGGCGGAAGGGGAAAGGGAATTCGGTGTGGATGTAGAGAGAGGAGGCGTTGAGGCCGCCGAGGGAAAGGGGGAGCTGAGCGAAATGGCAGAGTTGGAGGCAGAGCTGGGTTTTACCGCAGCCGCTCTCGGAGACAATCTCGGTGAGGGAGTTGCAAGCGACGCCGCCGCCGACGGAGCGGTCGATGATCGGACATCCAAAGGTGCACTTTTGAGTGGTTTGAAGGAGATGGAGGAGATTTTCCGGCGTCATTTCAGATTCTGGAAAGGGCGAGAGGGCGGAGCTCGggtttggtttgaattttggGCTCCCTCCATTTcataatgatatatttttgtttttgttttttcaatttataaatttctgTTTTAGCGccaatttattaatttctaaatttagttGTTAACGATTATATTTTgtcataatataataaaaattgatacttaatttttagatttattttcataaaaaaaattctgaatatttatttatcatataaaaaataataatttaagaatattttcgATCTACCTTCTTAAGAAGTTCAATTCTTTGTCATGAGTCTTACTTGGAAATCTCTGTATCTTCTTATCTAcacgtattttttttatttatagattgTTCATATCTTAtatgatgtctcacattggttggggaggataacaaaccatcatttataagggtgtggaaaccttccgcattttaaaaccttgaggggaagcctgaaagggaaagcccaaagaggacagtatctgctagcggtgggcttgagtcgttacaaatggtatcaaagccagggggtagacacaaggtggtgtgccagtaaggacgctggccccaaagggtggtggattgggggtggtcccatatcgattagagaaaggaaagagtgccagtgagcacactgggccccgaagtgggtggattgtgatatcgcATATTCTAACAAGAGTTTGATAatgacataattttttttatgggatCATGTCTACAAGGTCTTGTTTTCTCCTCTTCCGCCccaattttacaaaattgtaTTGATGCTTAGAGTTGGAatacaatttcaatttttatcaattaatCTAATCACGTTTTTGGATaatatttggaaaaatatGTTAGTgtatattttgatgatattttaatttattcaaagactttGCTTGAGCATGTggagtgtcacggtcatgcttgacCAAGGCATGtcgcccatggccgcatgcccgtGACACGCCGAAACCCTTGCCTTGTACTACTTTACTGCTTTCTTTTActgctttcatgttgtattatttctttcttgttttctttaagagtatgacgtttcggcGAAGTCATGGCTATGCCTtgtagacatgaaatgcctcaaaatgtactatagggggatgtgactagttgtcaaattctccgtacctgaaaatttatataatgtTTAAGTcattgttgttgcctttttgctAGCATGCTATATAACACCactctcaatctctctctcattcttgctttcaaaactctttttcCTAAACTTCTCtcccccgttttctaaaatcttctcttcaAAATGGGACCCGAGGTTCGAACACATGTTGCTCGACTGTAGGCAACGTGGTTTGAAGTTGGCTTGATTCACTCAGTGTTGAgggtgagtgccgcacaattgCCAAATCCGCTGCCAAGAAAGGGCGATTgtgacagttggtatcagagcctagtTGGCTCCAAAGTAATCGGTAGACATGTCTATGACCAAGTAGTCGAATAAGTCCCACGTCGACAGGTTAGTCGAGATAGAAGAACAAACGTAATACTTGCGGGAAGTCCCCGACAATATTCGATTTCTAGACAAAGCGAGTGAAGGAACTTGCTGACAAGACCCTCGTCATTGATGCAATAACAGGTCAGTTAGATGGATTGCCCATTTAAGAAATAATGTACCGAATAGAAAACCTAGAAACAAAAACCACAAAGAATGGTGGTTTCGAGCGAGAAGACAACTCGACAAACTCTGCTGGCCTGATTGAGGAGTGAGTCCATGGCTTAGATAGCTCCCAAAAAGGGATGTTTCAGATGGTCACTGAGCTATTTGAAGATGTGAAGGCAGCTCTCGACGTAGTTAGGGTAGAAATGTCGGACATTAGCGCCAAAGTAAACGTTGTTGTAAGGGCGGTAGAGAATCTAGACCCTGCTCGGAGGACAACGCGACCCAACAAGGTCAAACTTCCTGAGCCCAAGCCCTTCTCTGGGGCTCGTGATGCGAAGTCCTTAGAGAACTACATCTTTGACCTTGAGCAGTATTTTAAGGCGACTGACACTAAgacagaggaagaaaagatcaTCGTAGCCACCATGCATCTAGCTGAAGATGCGAAATTGTGGTGGATTTCGAAGTACGTGGACATCCAAGAGGGCTGATGCACAATAGACACTTGGGAGAGACTATAACAGGAGCTTCGGTCTTAATTTCTCCCAAGGAATGTTGAGATCATGGCCAGAAGGAAATTACGAGACTTTAAACACACGAGTAGCATTCGAGAGTATGTCAAACAGTTCTCGTTACTCATGTTGGACATTCGACAGATGTCCGAGCTAGATAAGATCTTCCAGTTCACAGAAGGACTGAAGCCATGGGCAAATTCCAAACTATATGAACAGACATAGAAGACCTCTCCACGGCCTATGCTACGGTTGAACGACTGTTCAATCTGAACAACAAACCGTCCCAAGAGACAAGGCGAAACCAAGCCTCATCGAGTGGAGGTAATTGCAACCATACCTCTAATCCCTCCAGAATGGTAGGAGGAGACAAATCGAAGACCGGAGGACGAGAGACAAGACAACCCCAACAAGGGACTGGTGTCTTAGGCAAGGGGACTCACACTCAGAACCACTTCAATCGACCACCTGTCTCTTGTTTCCTATGTAGAGGGAACCACAGGGTGTATGAATGTCCAAAGAGGGTATCACTACAGGCAATTCAAGCCGCATTGGACTCAGACGCAGATGCAAAATCCGAGGGCGAAGAAGCCGAAAAAATGCTGAACGTAGAAACCCCTTTGATTGGAGCCCTAAAGTTCTTATTCGCACTTCAAAAAAAGACCGGGGAGCAAAGAGAGTCGATCGAACAAGGTCTCATGTATGTGGAAGCGTGGGTGAATCACAAGTTGGCCAAGAGTACGATGGTCGATTCAAGAGTcacccacaacttcatgaCCGAGACTGAAGCTAATCGGTTGAACATCAAATGACATCGAGACTCAGGGAAGATGAAGGTCATCAACTTTGTGGGCTTACCGATTCTCGGAATAGTGAGAAAGATTACACTTAAGTTAGGAACATGGAGTAGCTCGGTGGACTTTGTAATTGTGAAAATGGACAACTTTGATGTGGTACTCAGGATGGAATTCCTATTGGAACTTGATGATCCCCATGCCCTTGGCTAAATGCCTAGTCATAACAGGGTCAACCTCGACTATTGTCTAGACAAGCATCAAACAGTCCGATGGAATCAAGATGATTTCAGCGCTCCAATTTAAAAGTGGTCTTGCACTTAACGAACCAATGTTCATGGTCATCCCTGTGGTTTAAACTGAAGGAACGATTGAATTTGTTCCCATAGAAATACAGCACGTACTAGAAGAGTACCGCGAAGTAATGTCAGAGAGCCTACCAAAAACCTTACCACCTCATCGAGGCATAGACCACGAGATTGAACTGATACCGGGGTTGAAACCCTCAGCAAAGAACGCCTATAGAATGGCTCCACCTGAGTTAGCAGAGCTACGAAAGCAACTGGATGAACTACTTACTGCCGGGTTCATCATACCTGTGAAAGCCCCCTACAGAGCCCCAGTGTTAttttagaagaagaaggatgggaGTCTTCACCTATGCATAGACTACCGCACCCTAAACAAAATCACTGTCAAGAATAAGTACTCTCTACCCATCATTACCGACTTGTTTAATCGACTACATAGCGCGAAGTACTTCTCAAAACTCGACCTAAGGTCGGGATACTATCAAGTTCAGATTGCAGAgggaaatcaacccaaaacGACTTGCGTCACTAGATATGGGGCTTTTGAATTCCTAGTCATGCCTTTTGGATTGACTAATGCCCCTCCCACATTCTGCACCTTGATGAACCAAGTCTTCTACGAGTATCTCGATAAGTTTGTGGTAGTCTATTTGGACGACATAGTGGTCTACAGGTTCATCATGGAAGAGCATGAACACCGCCTGCGGTTAGTTTTCGAAAAGCTGAGAGAACACCAACTATATGTGAAGAGGGAAAAATGCGTGTTTGCGCAACAGCGAATCAACTTTCTTGGACACATAATAGAAGTAGGCAAGGTAGGTATCGAAGAGGAGAAAGTCAAAGTCATCAAGGAGTGGAAGACCTCCTCCTCAGTGACAGAAGTGCGATCCTTCCTTGGGTTAGCAAATTACTATTAGCGGTTCGTTGAAGGATTCTCGAAGCACGCAGAGCCCTTGACCGAACTACTAAAGAAGGGAAACAAGTTGAGTTGGACTTCACGTTGTCAAGAAGCCTTCGACAACCTTAAGAACACCATGATGGAACGGT is a window from the Cucurbita pepo subsp. pepo cultivar mu-cu-16 chromosome LG07, ASM280686v2, whole genome shotgun sequence genome containing:
- the LOC111799135 gene encoding DNA repair protein XRCC3 homolog — its product is MTPENLLHLLQTTQKCTFGCPIIDRSVGGGVACNSLTEIVSESGCGKTQLCLQLCHFAQLPLSLGGLNASSLYIHTEFPFPFRRLQQFSQAFSSSYPQFPNPSDHIFVEPVHSAQQLFDIMPKIEFFLANRDSPLPTRLIVIDSIAALFRSDFDNTPSDLKRRSALFFKISGKLKLLAKRYSLAVVLTNQVVDLMDSSDGISALRIGNLKSLCSSGRRVCPALGIAWANCVNSRLFLSRNEEVVGEGDGVVNGGELAQRRTRRWLHVVFAPHLPKSSCEYVINRQGVVGVESQ